One part of the Saprospiraceae bacterium genome encodes these proteins:
- a CDS encoding 5-(carboxyamino)imidazole ribonucleotide synthase yields the protein MFYIPGDLNIGILGGGQLGRMLAQEGYSLGLELFFLDKSRDYPAGRASANFIEGDITSYEDVVGFGQVLQIITIEIENVNTKGLYKLEALGILVYPQAAIIDLIKDKGNQKQFYKDHHFPTAPFRLFNSKLEIEEAIDSGALSFPFVQKLRTGGYDGKGVELIHDETFIPKLMDGHSVIETLADIKKEISVIAVRNIIGETKVYPAVSMDFHPTANLVEFVICPAEIPDDIEKKASKIAFELANKLEIVGLLAVEFFYNKDGSIWINEMAPRPHNSGHITMDNGATSQFENHLRAISGLSIGSTQHTRAAVMVNLLGEEGYAGKARYVGLDEILKIDGVHVHIYGKEETRPNRKMGHVTITDSNLERCKEIAKFVAQTIKVIS from the coding sequence ATGTTTTATATTCCTGGCGATCTCAATATTGGTATTTTAGGTGGCGGACAACTCGGCAGAATGTTGGCTCAGGAAGGCTATAGCCTAGGCTTAGAGTTATTCTTCCTTGACAAATCAAGAGATTATCCAGCTGGAAGAGCCAGTGCAAATTTTATAGAAGGCGATATTACTTCCTATGAAGATGTTGTTGGCTTTGGTCAAGTTTTGCAAATTATTACAATTGAAATCGAGAATGTAAATACTAAAGGTCTTTATAAACTTGAGGCATTAGGTATTTTGGTATATCCTCAGGCTGCAATTATAGATTTAATTAAGGATAAAGGAAATCAAAAACAATTTTACAAGGATCACCATTTTCCAACAGCTCCATTTCGATTATTTAATTCAAAATTAGAAATTGAAGAAGCGATTGATTCCGGAGCACTTTCATTTCCTTTTGTTCAAAAATTAAGAACCGGAGGTTATGATGGCAAAGGTGTTGAGCTTATTCATGATGAAACTTTTATACCAAAACTGATGGATGGTCATAGTGTAATAGAAACACTTGCTGATATTAAAAAAGAAATCAGTGTTATTGCAGTTCGGAATATCATTGGAGAAACAAAAGTGTATCCAGCTGTATCTATGGATTTCCATCCTACTGCCAATTTAGTTGAATTTGTAATTTGTCCGGCAGAAATTCCGGATGATATTGAAAAAAAGGCGAGCAAAATAGCTTTTGAATTGGCCAATAAGCTTGAAATCGTTGGGCTCCTTGCGGTGGAATTTTTTTACAATAAAGATGGTTCGATTTGGATTAATGAAATGGCACCGAGACCTCATAATAGTGGACACATCACGATGGATAATGGTGCTACCAGTCAATTTGAAAATCATTTGCGAGCTATATCCGGCTTGAGTATAGGATCTACGCAGCACACCCGGGCAGCGGTTATGGTAAATTTATTAGGAGAAGAAGGATATGCTGGCAAAGCGCGTTATGTAGGTTTGGATGAAATTTTAAAAATCGATGGTGTTCATGTCCATATTTATGGCAAAGAAGAAACCCGGCCAAATCGCAAAATGGGACATGTAACGATTACGGACTCCAATCTTGAAAGATGCAAAGAAATCGCTAAATTTGTGGCACAAACGATCAAAGTTATTTCATGA
- a CDS encoding dihydroorotase yields MSKLLIKNALLVNEGSIFESDILIKNDRIDRIDRNISSSNADILDAGGKHLIPGCIDDQVHFREPGLTHKATIATESAAAAAGGVTSFMEMPNTIPNALTGALLEDKYQIAAKSSFVNYSFYMGVSNENLEAVLKVNYDEVCGIKVFMGSSTGNMLVDRLQVLESLFKEAPVLIATHCEDEKTIHHNLDLAFAKYGDDIPVTEHPNIRSREACYLSSSLAVALAKKHDTRLHILHISTKEELDLFDNSIPLNEKRITAEACVHHLYFNDQYYTSLGNQIKCNPAIKTIEDSIAIANGLIENKLDVIATDHAPHTWLEKSEKYSKAPAGLPLVQHPLSLMITMAERFHWDLPFVVQKMAHNPAICFKIKDRGYLREGYFADLVLVDVNQTYKVEKKDLLYKCNWSPLEGIELKGQVMSTFVNGEKVFDGKQVMQMNAARRLGFDRG; encoded by the coding sequence ATGAGCAAATTATTAATTAAGAATGCCCTCCTGGTGAATGAAGGTTCTATTTTTGAATCTGATATTCTGATTAAAAACGATCGAATCGACCGGATAGATCGGAATATTTCATCTTCAAATGCAGATATCCTGGACGCTGGAGGAAAGCACCTCATTCCAGGCTGTATTGATGATCAGGTGCATTTCAGAGAACCAGGTCTTACACACAAAGCCACCATAGCTACCGAATCTGCTGCCGCAGCTGCAGGTGGGGTTACTAGTTTTATGGAAATGCCCAATACGATTCCAAATGCTTTAACAGGAGCTTTATTAGAAGATAAATATCAGATTGCAGCAAAAAGCTCGTTCGTTAATTATTCATTTTATATGGGCGTTTCTAATGAAAACCTGGAAGCTGTCCTAAAAGTCAACTACGACGAGGTGTGTGGCATTAAAGTATTTATGGGTTCCTCTACAGGAAATATGTTAGTGGATCGACTCCAGGTTTTAGAATCTCTATTTAAAGAGGCGCCAGTACTTATTGCTACGCATTGTGAAGACGAAAAAACAATTCATCATAATTTGGATTTAGCATTCGCAAAATATGGAGATGACATACCGGTAACAGAACATCCAAATATTCGGAGTAGGGAAGCGTGTTATTTGTCATCAAGCCTTGCTGTTGCATTAGCAAAAAAGCATGATACGCGCTTACATATCTTGCATATTAGTACGAAAGAAGAGTTGGATTTATTTGATAATTCAATACCGCTAAATGAAAAACGAATTACCGCTGAAGCATGTGTGCATCATCTTTATTTTAATGATCAATATTATACAAGTTTAGGAAACCAAATAAAATGCAATCCGGCTATTAAAACTATCGAGGATTCAATAGCTATTGCCAATGGATTGATTGAAAATAAATTAGATGTGATTGCTACGGATCATGCACCGCATACTTGGTTAGAAAAATCTGAAAAATACAGTAAAGCTCCAGCAGGATTGCCATTGGTTCAACATCCGCTATCACTAATGATAACAATGGCCGAAAGATTTCATTGGGATCTTCCATTTGTCGTACAAAAAATGGCGCATAATCCTGCAATCTGTTTTAAAATCAAAGACCGTGGTTACCTTCGGGAAGGTTATTTTGCAGATCTTGTTTTGGTAGATGTAAATCAAACATACAAAGTCGAGAAAAAAGATCTTTTGTATAAATGTAATTGGTCACCTTTAGAAGGTATTGAATTAAAAGGTCAGGTGATGTCGACATTTGTAAATGGGGAAAAGGTATTTGATGGAAAGCAAGTTATGCAAATGAATGCTGCGAGGAGGTTGGGGTTTGATAGAGGATAG
- a CDS encoding DUF3267 domain-containing protein yields MKIKPEELKVEGYVLLDKFGHNELVPFIRTYINKRTKYSIFYYFCNFFIFGLAGYLFMNGFDKPDFDLGNRFTHFSYGLAIAFGLLPLHEYIHILAYKSQGAKNTSYDANLKKFYFMALADKFVANKKEFEIIALAPFVIITTILMVLFFTVNPNWTLTIVGTLLTHTAMCSGDFGLLSYFEFNKNKEIVTFDDVDNKISYFYGKLQEENTNL; encoded by the coding sequence ATGAAAATCAAACCAGAAGAATTAAAAGTTGAGGGTTATGTTTTACTTGACAAATTTGGACATAATGAATTAGTTCCATTCATAAGAACATATATTAATAAACGGACAAAGTATTCAATTTTTTACTATTTCTGCAACTTCTTTATTTTTGGACTCGCGGGATATTTATTTATGAATGGATTTGACAAACCTGACTTTGACCTTGGCAATCGTTTTACACATTTTAGCTATGGACTTGCGATTGCATTCGGATTATTACCACTTCACGAATACATTCACATATTAGCTTATAAATCGCAGGGAGCTAAAAATACTTCTTATGATGCAAACCTTAAAAAATTCTATTTTATGGCTCTTGCAGACAAATTTGTAGCAAACAAGAAAGAGTTTGAGATTATTGCACTTGCACCATTTGTAATAATCACAACTATTTTAATGGTATTATTTTTTACTGTGAATCCTAACTGGACATTGACAATTGTTGGTACTTTGCTAACGCATACTGCAATGTGTTCTGGTGACTTTGGATTGTTAAGTTATTTTGAATTTAACAAAAACAAAGAAATCGTAACCTTTGATGATGTAGATAATAAAATTTCCTACTTCTATGGTAAGCTGCAGGAAGAAAATACTAATTTATAA
- a CDS encoding MBL fold metallo-hydrolase: MIKSIQTIETGYFKLDGGAMFGVIPKSMWVKLNPPDEQNMCTWSMRCLLIETDEKKILVDCGMGEKQDSKFRSFFHPHGNASLIKSLEERAFEAEDITDVFLTHLHFDHCGGAVKRLENGSLVPAFPNANYWSNERHWDWAMNPNERERGSFLKENFVPLLDAGVLHFIESDKAYVEWLPGIVIRYSFGHTEAMMTLEIEFNNQKYIYCADLLPSSFHIGMPYIMAYDVRPLVSLQEKEFLLKQAADHQHILIFEHDPNTSAATVKYDDRGRIVFDKKIDC, from the coding sequence ATGATTAAATCCATTCAAACTATAGAGACCGGATATTTTAAATTAGATGGCGGTGCTATGTTTGGAGTGATCCCAAAAAGCATGTGGGTAAAACTCAATCCGCCAGATGAGCAGAATATGTGTACCTGGTCTATGCGTTGCCTTTTAATAGAAACAGACGAAAAGAAAATTCTGGTAGATTGTGGGATGGGTGAGAAACAGGATAGCAAATTCAGATCTTTTTTTCACCCACACGGCAATGCAAGTTTAATCAAATCATTGGAAGAACGCGCATTTGAAGCAGAGGATATTACGGATGTTTTTTTGACTCATTTACATTTTGATCATTGCGGTGGTGCTGTCAAAAGACTTGAAAATGGAAGCCTGGTACCTGCTTTTCCAAATGCTAATTATTGGTCAAATGAGCGACATTGGGATTGGGCTATGAATCCTAATGAACGAGAGCGCGGATCTTTTCTTAAAGAAAATTTTGTCCCATTATTGGATGCAGGTGTTTTACATTTTATCGAATCGGATAAAGCGTATGTTGAATGGTTACCTGGCATTGTTATTCGCTATTCGTTTGGGCATACAGAAGCGATGATGACTCTTGAAATAGAATTTAATAATCAAAAATATATTTACTGTGCCGATTTACTGCCTTCATCATTTCATATAGGCATGCCCTATATTATGGCTTATGATGTTCGACCATTAGTATCTCTGCAGGAAAAAGAATTTTTATTAAAACAAGCTGCAGATCATCAACACATTCTTATTTTTGAACACGATCCTAATACCTCTGCGGCTACTGTAAAATATGATGATCGAGGTCGGATTGTATTTGACAAAAAAATAGATTGCTAG
- a CDS encoding 6,7-dimethyl-8-ribityllumazine synthase, with amino-acid sequence MAGSLKSISSLNPLEIQLATQFTYCILTAQWNSEITCKLELGAIQLLTNCGVPTSQIKTIAVPGSFELPLTAKWALEYYKSDAILCLGCIIQGETKHDEFIAHSISKAILDLNISSEKPIIFGVLTVNNIQQAEDRAGGKFGNKGEEAAITAIQMLNIRSQLQLSNQE; translated from the coding sequence ATGGCGGGTAGCTTAAAAAGCATATCCTCGCTGAATCCGTTAGAAATCCAGCTGGCTACGCAATTTACATATTGTATTCTGACAGCCCAATGGAATTCTGAAATCACCTGTAAATTAGAACTTGGTGCAATCCAGCTGTTAACGAATTGTGGAGTTCCGACATCACAAATCAAAACGATTGCTGTACCAGGATCATTTGAACTTCCATTGACAGCAAAATGGGCATTAGAATATTATAAATCGGATGCCATCTTGTGTCTTGGTTGTATTATTCAGGGAGAAACAAAACATGATGAATTTATTGCGCATTCAATATCAAAAGCCATTTTAGATTTAAACATTTCAAGTGAAAAACCTATTATATTTGGAGTGCTCACCGTAAACAATATACAACAAGCAGAAGATCGTGCAGGTGGCAAATTTGGAAACAAAGGAGAAGAAGCTGCGATTACAGCAATACAAATGCTAAACATAAGATCGCAATTACAGTTATCAAATCAGGAATGA